Below is a genomic region from Helicobacter anatolicus.
AACCAAAGCGTTTTTTTGGTGCGGCTAGAAATATCGAACAAGGTGGAAGTCTAACAATTATTGCCACAGCATTAATTGAAACAGGTTCTAGAATGGATGAGGTAATTTTTGAAGAATTTAAAGGAACAGGAAATAGCGAAATCGTCTTAGCTAGAAGTATTGCTGATAGAAGAATTTATCCTGCGTTTGATATCCTAAAATCTGGAACAAGAAAAGATGATCTCTTGCTTGGCAAAGAAAAACTTACAAAAGTTTGGATGCTAAGAAATGTTATGCAACAAATGGATGATGTCGAAGCACTTGGATTTATTTATTCTAAGATGCAAAAAACAAAAGACAATGAAGAATTCTTAAATCTCATGAATGAAAAAGAATAAGTTTGAAACTCGGCATTTTTGATAGCGGTGCAGGCGGTTTAAGCGTCTTAGATAGCCTTTTGAAAATGCAACTTTTTCAAGAAGTTGTCTATTATGGAGATACTGCCAGACTTCCTTATGGCACCAAACATCCCACAAGTATTATAGATTTTTCCCTACAAGCACTTGATTTTTTTATACAACAAAAAGTCGATATTATCGTCATAGCATGTAATACAGCAAGCGCTTATGCACTCGATGAGATGCAAAAAAAATGCCCTTCTATTCCCATCATTGGTGTTATAAAATCAGGAATTTTAGCAATCACAAATAAACTAAAAAATTTGGATTCTAAAATCCTTATCCTTGCTACAAAAGCTACAATAAACTCAAGAGTTTATCAAAAAGGCCTCCAAGAACTAGGCTATACAAATCTCACATCTATTGCTACTAGTCTTTTAGTTCCATTAGTTGAAGAAAATATTTTTCAAGGTCCAATTGTTAATGAAGTCCTAAAATATTACTTTAAAAATCTTGATTTTATACCTGATGCTATTGTATTAGGTTGCACACATTTCCCTCTATTAAGTCAAGCAATTTCAAGTTTTTTTGATCACAAAAGCTTGCTTGTGCACTCAGGAGAAGCTATTGCACAATATCTATATACCATACTTCCACATGTATCAAAATCCAGCAATACTACACTGAAGTTTTTTGCATCTAGCGATGTTGCTGGACTAAAAAATACTGCACAAAAATGGCTAGATCTCTCTTCTTATAAAAATCTCACAATCTTATAAAATCTATATCCCAACCCTATTCATTACGCAATACTTGAAGTGCATCTATTTTTGAAGCGCGTCTAGCCGGATAATAAGAAGATAAAGACACAATCAAAAAAGACCCTATTAAAGTCCCTATAAAATCCATATATGCTAAATCCAAAGGCAATTTTGTAATTCCATAAACATCAGCAGGTAGAGAAATAATAGGGAATGTGCTTAAAATATACATACAAATTCCTGCTAAAATCACCCCAAAAACAATCCCGCCAAATCCAATTACATTACCCAACCAAAAAAATATTGACTTAATTTCCTTTTGACTTGCTCCCATGCTAAGCAACAATGCAATCTCTTTACGCCTATTCATAATCACCATTAAAAGAGAACTAATAATATTTAATGAAGCCATCAAAACAATCAACATCAAAACAATAAACAAAGCCCGTTTTTCCATAGCCATTGCTGCAAAAAAATTCCCATTCTGCTGCCACCACCCCTCAATCCCTAAACCATAATGCGGTATCTCTTGCAAAGCTTCTCTAATTTTATGAATATCCTCCATAGGCTTAGCAGAATAAATATGGATTCCATCATAAACCCCAGAAGGAATATTTCTAATTTTTGCCAAAGATGCAAAATCTGTATACATATACCCCACATCATAAGCTTTCAAACCAGAATCAAAAACCCCACTTACATTAAAACGCTTCATCACAGGACTAAACACTAATCCTGTAGGTTCTAATTTTGTAAAAAATAAAGTAAGTTTATCTTCCAATTCCAATAAAAATTTATCATATAGCCCACGCCCAACAATGAGCGGAAAACTTGCCACCTCTTTTTGTTCTACAAAAGCCTTTTGAAACACCTCATTAATCTTTGATTCTTTTTGCATATCCACACCAAAAATCATCCCCGCAGACATTTCACTACCTTTTCTTACCACTACCTGCATTTGTAGATATGGGCTAAACAAAAGATCGGGGAATTTCTCTTCTAATTTTGCTACTACACCCTCTCCAACACCTCTACTAGAAGTTGCAAACAAACTCAAAGGATAATTCATCACAAAAAGTTTTTTTTCAAATTCCTTAGTCATACCATTCATAATAGCCATAGCCACAAGCAAAACCATCACACCAATCCCAACTCCTAAAAATGCAAGAATTGCAGTCACTGTGATAAAAGGCTGAGTCTTATCAAAACGCAGATATTTAAAAATAAAAAATACAATCAGTTTATTTGTCATGCTTTAGCTAACAATCCTTTTTTAGGACCACTTTTTCCATGACATTGTTTATATTTTTTGCCACTTCCACAAGGGCAAGGATCATTGCGCGCAATTCTTGGAGTTCCAAGTTCTCTATTGTTTTCAAATTTTTCAGATTTCTCAAGTTCATGCAAAATATCACGCGTTTGATGTTGCACTTGTTCTTGCTGAAACTGAATAATTTGCAAGGTTTTAATTGCTTCATGTTTAATTGCATTGATTAATTCCAAAAAGAGATTGTAACTTTCTTTTTTATACTCCACTAATGGATCTTTTTGATTATATCCACGCAAACCAATCCCTGTTTTAAGATTATCCATTGTATAAAGATGCTCTCTCCAAGAATTATCCAAAACTTGCAAATAAATCACACGTTCAATTTCACTGCGTTGCTCCAATGTCAAAATACTCATTTTTTGCTCATATTTTTGTTTTAACTTTTCAAGCACAAAATTAAACAATTCATCATATTCTTTATTTTGCAAATCCTCTTGTTGAAGATTCAAATTAAAACCTTCCTGCATATTTTGCACCAACGATTGCAAATCAAAATTCATCATATTTCCAGCTACAATCTGCATTCTTGCGAAAATTTCCTCTAAAACCTGTATTCTATTTTCATCAATTCTTTGCTGAATATCATAATTAGGATCTAAGAGCTCATTACGAAATTTATACACAGTTTTACGCTGTTCATTAGCCACATCATCGTATTCCAACAAATGCTTACGAGATTCAAAATGTAGACTCTCCACTTTTTTTTGTGCATTCTCTACAGATCGCGTTACCAGCGAAGATTCTATGTGCTCCCCATCTTTTAAGCCGAGTTTTTCCATAACACCTTTGATTTTATCACTTCCAAAAATCCTAAGCAAAGAATCCTCCAAACTCAAATAAAATTGACTCGTCCCAGGATCCCCTTGTCTCCCACTTCTTCCACGCAATTGATTATCAATTCTTCTACTTTCATGGCGTTCAGTCCCAATAATATACAAGCCCCCTAATGCTTTAATTTCATCGCTAAGCTTGATATCCACCCCTCTACCTGCCATATTTGTAGCAATTGTTACAGCACCCTTAACACCTGCATCTTTGATAATTTCTGCTTCCCTTGTGTGTTGCTTAGCATTTAGCACAGTATGCGGGATTCTTTGTTTTTGTAACAATGCGTGCAAAAGTTCGCTTTTTTCAATACTTGCAGTACCCACTAATACAGGTTGCCCCTTAGCATGTAATTCTTGTATTTTTGCAATCACAGCGTCAAATTTTTCTCTCTCACTTTTATAAATCAAATCATTTAAATCTTTTCTTTGCACAGGAAGATTGGTAGGAATGCTCACCACCTCCAAATTATAAATTTGCAAAAATTCTGTAGCCTCAGTTTGTGCAGTCCCTGTCATTCCTGCAAGTTTTTCATACAATCTAAAATAATTTTGAAATGTAATATCTGCTAGCGTTTGACTTTCTTCTTTTACTGACACATTTTCTTTTGCCTCTAATGCTTGATGCAAACCTTCAGAAAATCTCCTCCCCTCACTCAAACGCCCTGTAAATTCATCAACAATCACAACTTCGCCATCAGCCACCACATAATCTTTGTCTCTAAAAAATAAATAATTTGCCTTCAAGGCTTGATCAAGATGATGAGATAATGCTGCATTTTCTAAACTATAGAGATTATCTACGCCAAAAAGCTCCTCGGCTTTTTTAATTCCTTCATCTGTCAATAAAATCACGCGGCTTTTTTCATCGATGCTAAAATCCTCTTTGTCTTGCATTTTTTTTGCCACAATATCTGCTTTTTTATAATTTTCCATTTGCCGATTTACAGGTCCAGAAATAATCAAAGGTGTTCTTGCCTCATCAATTAAAATAGAATCTACTTCATCAACAATTGCAAAATAATGACTTTTTTGCACTTTTTGTGCCAAATCATATTTCATATTGTCACGCAAATAATCAAAACCAAACTCATTATTTGTGCCATAGACAATATCTTTTGCATAAATTTCAAGGCGCTTAGAATCATCTTTTTCATCACCTGTAATCACTCCGACTTCAAACCCCAAAAAGTTATAAAGTGGTTCCATAATCTTTGCATCACGACTTGCAAGATAGTCATTAACTGTTACTACATGAATACCCTTACCGCTTAATGCATTTAAAATTACTGGCAAAGTAGCTACTAAAGTCTTACCCTCACCTGTTTTCATCTCAGCTATACGCCCTTCATGAAGCACCATTCCCCCAATAAGTTGTACATCAAAATGACGCATTCCCAAAACTCTTTTTGATGCTTCTCTTGTAATAGCAAAACTATCTGGCAATACATCATCTAAATTTTTTTGCCCCTCTCTTACACTTTTTTGCAATTCCAAAAAGCTTTGCTTTAATGCTTCATCATCTAATTCTTGATATTTTGATTCCAATTGATTAATTTCTTGCACACGCTTTTTATATTTTTTGATTAGCCTTGTATTTCTTGTCCCAAAAATCTTACCTAACATAGACTGCACCATCATATAACCTTATTTTTCTTATAATATTCTTTGCAAAATTCTATCATAGTTAGGATAAAATTTTAATAAATCAACCAGAGAGGAAAAAATGCAAAGAATATTATTATTTTTTAGTTTTATTTTATTTTTTACTCCACTATTTTCATGGGATACCAACATTACAAGCATAGAAGCAAACTTTTTACAAGTCACCTATCAAGGAGAAGAAAAAATCACTTATTCTGGAATCCTTTATGCCAAAACTCCAAATTTTGCTAAATGGGTCTATCAAAACCCACTCAAAAAAGAAATTTATCTTAATGGCAACGAAGTAGCAATCTATGAACCAATGCTAGAACAAGTGACCCTCTCTACCCTCACACAAAAAAATGATTTTTTCACAATATTGCATGCTGCAAAACTAGGCGAAGATGGCAACTATCATGCCATTATTGCAAACACACACTACACTCTAATATTAAAAAACAATCTTCCCTACCAAATCCACTTTGTCGATGAATTACAAAACACAATCAAAATCACGCTAAAAAATGTCAAAACCAATATTACTATCCCTGATAATACCTTCATTTTCACACCACCACCACACATTGACATTATTAAGCAATAATGTTAAAATCTTTTGCTTTCAAAGGCATTAGTATGAATTACTCTTGTAGCGGGGCTGACTTGGCTTTCGACAGGAGTTGTATTGCTTGGGTTGCATGTCGGTCTTGGCACACCGTAATCCTGCCAATTTAAAATTAAACGCAAATAATACAAATTACGCTCCAGCTTACGCAAAAGTAGCGTAAGTTTATCTTAGCTTTGGAGCCAGCTTGATAAAAATATCTACTATTTATTAAAGCTGTCATTTTAGTAGATTGCTCCTATTTTTTACCCAAAAAGTAGGCTAAGCTATGGGTTGCTTATCTTAGAGGTTTTGAAAGTTGAACCTTAAGATAAAAAGATTATCAACTTTTTTCTAAGCATGTAGACGCCCTTGTGGGTATGGCTTTTGGACTGGGGTTCGATCCCCCACAGCTCCACCAAAATGAACTTTTTATCTCCTAACCTAAAAAATTTATATTTTACATGCCAAAAATATTTTTAATGATCAATCCTCATAAGCTCCAAACTACATTATCCTTTAATCTTTAAATTTATTTTTTGCAAATCTATACACCATACTACATAAAAAATCTCACTTCAGTGTATTTTAATTCTTTTAGTCACACTAAGTGAAAATAAATAAAATAAAAAACCACTAAATCACATCAAAGAAGATAATATCCAAATAATCCACTTATTTATAATAAATAAAGCTTATCTCACGCAACAAATTCTTAAAATAAATACAATCTTATTTAAAAAATTATTTTAATTAGGGACATAAAAAACCTATCTGATAGAGTAAATAAAAAGTTTTTTTAGATATTTTAAGCAATTTTTAAGCAATTTTATAAATAAATTTCAATAAAATTAGTCTTATTATTTCTCTTGAGAAGAGATAGAAATATCTTTAAGACAAGAAAGGAACAATTATATGAAAACAAATAAAACAAATAGATTTAAAATCTTTAGCCCCGTTGTGGCAAGTTCACTAGCTTTAATCTTAGGTAGTGGAAGCGTATATGCAGATTCAAATATCACCAATACTGAATGTGGAACAAGCGGAAATTGCACAGATATCAAAGGAGATTTAACATTCAAATTTGGAACAGGAGAAACCACACAAATCTCTGAAGATCTTAAAACCGTAACTTTTTCAACATCAACAACACAAGTTGATTTAAAAGATACTAATTTTGAAGGTCAAGCCTTTGATTTTCCAAATTCAACAATGACAATTAATTTTAATGGACAAAGTTCTAAGACTTTCAAGCTCACTGCAGAACAAGCAGAGTTTAAAGGAAAATTGCAAGTTTTTGGTGGTGGCACAGGAAATAATTTTACTGGAACTTTCAAACACGGCATGACTGGAGAAATCAACATCGGACCTGATAAAAATCTCTCTAATGCTAACACTACCCTTATTTTTGGTAATGATTCTAGTATGGAACCAAGTAAGGAAACTAGTGAAAAAGTAAGTATGCAAAATCAAGAAGAACCAAAAAGCCTAAATGGTGGTATTTTTATCAGAAGTGGACAAAATGCAACTAATACTATCACCTTTAAAGAAGATTTTAAAACACAAAAAATCTGGACAATTGAAGGAAAAAGCACAGTTACCTTTGAAAAAAATGCCACAATGGAATCTCGTGATGAAATAATTTATGCTGGCTGGTATCAAGATAAAAACACTGCCAATGCTACTTTTACCTTTAAAGGAGAAAAAAACTCAATCAAAAACACAAGAGGAGATGGTGGAGGAATTGCTATCCAAGCAAATGCAAATCAAGGCGGAGGTAAAAAAGCAAGTAATACCCTTAATTTTCAAGGAAGTAACTCCACAAATACAATCGAAGGTAATATTATCGCAACTGCAAATCTAAATAATGGAGCCCCTGAAGGAAGTAATACAATTACCTTTGATAAAGAAACTGCAACCAATGAAATCAAAGGAAATATCAATACACAAGGAAATACTAACTCAAAAAACAATATCACTTTCAAAGGAAAAACTTCTAATACCATCACAGGAAATATTAATACTTCAGCAGGAAATGCAAAAGTTACTTTTGAAGTTGGTGAAGAATCTACTAATGCAATCAATACAATCACAGGAAACATCAATACAACATCAGGCAAAACAACAATCGCTTTTAACAAACCTACTACACAGGCAAGTGGAAGTGAAAGTGAAAGTGCTGAAAGCGGAGGTAGTGAAAGTACTGGAAGCGGAGATAGTGGAAGTGCTGTAAGCAGAAATGGTGAAGGTAGCAGCGGGGATACTCAAACTCCTTCTAACACAATCACAGGAAATGTTGTTGCTAATGCAGCAACCAATGATATTTCTTTCAATACAGATGGAAATAACAAAATTAAAGGATGGATCAGAGCTCATGGCGGAGCAACTGCCCAAAATAAAATCACCTTTACAGGAACTGGGACTAATGAAATTGAGGGAAAAATCTCTGCAGAATGGACAAACAGATCAAGCAATAATACCAACACAATCACTTTTAATAATCATTCTGGAAATAATAAAATTATTGGCGATATCATCAACAATGCCCAAACAAACACCATTACTACTTCTTCTGATCGTTTAAACTCTAGCAATACAACCATTCAAGGAAATATTAGCGTCGAAGGTGGAGGAGTAGCCACTAACACAATCACTCTTCAATCTCAAGGTGCTAATAAAATCATCGGAAATATCACAACTAACGGAATTGGCGATAGTTCACGAAATTCAAATAATATCTATATCTCTGGTAAAGTTAGTGCTGCTGATTCTAAAAAAACAACTGCTCCGAGTGAAATTCTAAACAATCTTTCATTCTTTGCAGGAAACATCACTACAAATGGAAAAAATAACAGCACAAATATCGTATTTGAAGATAGCATTTGGTTACCATCTAACTACAAAGAACTTAT
It encodes:
- the murI gene encoding glutamate racemase, with the translated sequence MKLGIFDSGAGGLSVLDSLLKMQLFQEVVYYGDTARLPYGTKHPTSIIDFSLQALDFFIQQKVDIIVIACNTASAYALDEMQKKCPSIPIIGVIKSGILAITNKLKNLDSKILILATKATINSRVYQKGLQELGYTNLTSIATSLLVPLVEENIFQGPIVNEVLKYYFKNLDFIPDAIVLGCTHFPLLSQAISSFFDHKSLLVHSGEAIAQYLYTILPHVSKSSNTTLKFFASSDVAGLKNTAQKWLDLSSYKNLTIL
- a CDS encoding FtsX-like permease family protein; the protein is MTNKLIVFFIFKYLRFDKTQPFITVTAILAFLGVGIGVMVLLVAMAIMNGMTKEFEKKLFVMNYPLSLFATSSRGVGEGVVAKLEEKFPDLLFSPYLQMQVVVRKGSEMSAGMIFGVDMQKESKINEVFQKAFVEQKEVASFPLIVGRGLYDKFLLELEDKLTLFFTKLEPTGLVFSPVMKRFNVSGVFDSGLKAYDVGYMYTDFASLAKIRNIPSGVYDGIHIYSAKPMEDIHKIREALQEIPHYGLGIEGWWQQNGNFFAAMAMEKRALFIVLMLIVLMASLNIISSLLMVIMNRRKEIALLLSMGASQKEIKSIFFWLGNVIGFGGIVFGVILAGICMYILSTFPIISLPADVYGITKLPLDLAYMDFIGTLIGSFLIVSLSSYYPARRASKIDALQVLRNE
- the secA gene encoding preprotein translocase subunit SecA, producing the protein MVQSMLGKIFGTRNTRLIKKYKKRVQEINQLESKYQELDDEALKQSFLELQKSVREGQKNLDDVLPDSFAITREASKRVLGMRHFDVQLIGGMVLHEGRIAEMKTGEGKTLVATLPVILNALSGKGIHVVTVNDYLASRDAKIMEPLYNFLGFEVGVITGDEKDDSKRLEIYAKDIVYGTNNEFGFDYLRDNMKYDLAQKVQKSHYFAIVDEVDSILIDEARTPLIISGPVNRQMENYKKADIVAKKMQDKEDFSIDEKSRVILLTDEGIKKAEELFGVDNLYSLENAALSHHLDQALKANYLFFRDKDYVVADGEVVIVDEFTGRLSEGRRFSEGLHQALEAKENVSVKEESQTLADITFQNYFRLYEKLAGMTGTAQTEATEFLQIYNLEVVSIPTNLPVQRKDLNDLIYKSEREKFDAVIAKIQELHAKGQPVLVGTASIEKSELLHALLQKQRIPHTVLNAKQHTREAEIIKDAGVKGAVTIATNMAGRGVDIKLSDEIKALGGLYIIGTERHESRRIDNQLRGRSGRQGDPGTSQFYLSLEDSLLRIFGSDKIKGVMEKLGLKDGEHIESSLVTRSVENAQKKVESLHFESRKHLLEYDDVANEQRKTVYKFRNELLDPNYDIQQRIDENRIQVLEEIFARMQIVAGNMMNFDLQSLVQNMQEGFNLNLQQEDLQNKEYDELFNFVLEKLKQKYEQKMSILTLEQRSEIERVIYLQVLDNSWREHLYTMDNLKTGIGLRGYNQKDPLVEYKKESYNLFLELINAIKHEAIKTLQIIQFQQEQVQHQTRDILHELEKSEKFENNRELGTPRIARNDPCPCGSGKKYKQCHGKSGPKKGLLAKA
- the lolA gene encoding LolA-like outer membrane lipoprotein chaperone, producing the protein MQRILLFFSFILFFTPLFSWDTNITSIEANFLQVTYQGEEKITYSGILYAKTPNFAKWVYQNPLKKEIYLNGNEVAIYEPMLEQVTLSTLTQKNDFFTILHAAKLGEDGNYHAIIANTHYTLILKNNLPYQIHFVDELQNTIKITLKNVKTNITIPDNTFIFTPPPHIDIIKQ
- a CDS encoding beta strand repeat-containing protein, whose translation is MKTNKTNRFKIFSPVVASSLALILGSGSVYADSNITNTECGTSGNCTDIKGDLTFKFGTGETTQISEDLKTVTFSTSTTQVDLKDTNFEGQAFDFPNSTMTINFNGQSSKTFKLTAEQAEFKGKLQVFGGGTGNNFTGTFKHGMTGEINIGPDKNLSNANTTLIFGNDSSMEPSKETSEKVSMQNQEEPKSLNGGIFIRSGQNATNTITFKEDFKTQKIWTIEGKSTVTFEKNATMESRDEIIYAGWYQDKNTANATFTFKGEKNSIKNTRGDGGGIAIQANANQGGGKKASNTLNFQGSNSTNTIEGNIIATANLNNGAPEGSNTITFDKETATNEIKGNINTQGNTNSKNNITFKGKTSNTITGNINTSAGNAKVTFEVGEESTNAINTITGNINTTSGKTTIAFNKPTTQASGSESESAESGGSESTGSGDSGSAVSRNGEGSSGDTQTPSNTITGNVVANAATNDISFNTDGNNKIKGWIRAHGGATAQNKITFTGTGTNEIEGKISAEWTNRSSNNTNTITFNNHSGNNKIIGDIINNAQTNTITTSSDRLNSSNTTIQGNISVEGGGVATNTITLQSQGANKIIGNITTNGIGDSSRNSNNIYISGKVSAADSKKTTAPSEILNNLSFFAGNITTNGKNNSTNIVFEDSIWLPSNYKELISNASNANNAKLEQDGAAILNVETGTIKNNFGTTNIVLRTSSATALNTLGTSMFNVINSGNSGKVNIVVQGQVNVGANVTYGGKLEGDNYIWAGTQHLGEVTFIFANNHNSGATPLALESNSSNPIQDNFSSESTDVSDTNSKVLGITYQDGVKLTLKDRVVKINSQNRSFVEVYKDYFSNIADNGLLTLKTDRKNSSNVQTDTISIKGLALGDLSELGSSTTEEEKEKATTTYNYNVTLEKGSAFVGNIKLQENSNVALTMEEGSKLLTDTAHLKIANLMIKNSKGVDTNEFLLGTFAQSNTIIDIASMGNDLGDLATREDFRLLEIGKASMQEQQVESTSANGLQGNGAIFRVYMKSNADQDKATLAGIKAQTNMQKQEMEAQDTQTSTDGRYGHIYSDRILILSGNTATKSNEDNSNQVNYIQVIADGKTNFSSIKYHGGGTEKEGNIAVATVKGTNDQQVAKFEGATQIQGFDVIGTTLTTATTDQYGKIKSATETSSTDTMN